AACCCGCTTGTGCAAGATTGTTCATAGTTTGCATCTGTAGCTGCTGGGGATTCATGCATGACATcgttttcttcctttcctcttccttcatcTCCCCCCTGCAGGGAACTTAAAGCAGCTCGCCTTGCCCAGACCCTCATGAAGGACCAAGCCTTAGGAAGTGCCAAGTTACAAGAGTCTGAAACCTCTTCTAAGCAGAAGAGCAAGCGTCTGgtgggagggaagagctgtCGCTCGTTTAGCTTTACTCTGGgtttctgaatttctgtgttgTCCAAAGACTGCTGACGGGCCCTGTGAAAGCAGAGGGTCTGCACAGACCAATGCCCCATATTCtctccccccctttttttttgttcccctgTTAGTTATGATGAGATATTGGCTGAGAAAAGAATGACTGACTTACAAGTGTTGAATAATGGGATTTAAGGTTGTCCTCAGTCCTTCACCTGTTTAATTTCTTGTGTAATTGGCCTTGCTTTGGACTCAGTATAACTCTGCAGTGACAAAAGAATGACATCTTCTTTACTCACTTCCCTCTTTCTTGAGTTGGGCCCtgttttttggtgattttgtAGTTTTAACACTTGGGCTGACTATGTCTTTAGAGGAGTGATAATGACTGTACAGGGAGACAGCATCTACAGCTGGTCCCTTCTAGGAGCAAGCAGGCAGAGACTACGGCAGCCAGTTTTAGCCACACATCAGGAGCCAGGCTGGTTACACACAGCTGTCCTGGGGGGCTCAGGATGCAGCTCGAGTGGTGTTTCATTGAGGGGGGACACAGTCATAGGAAATACTTTGAGTTAAGGAGTGGGAgttgaagaaaaacattctttcaAATTTCAGCAACAAAATTTTTGTGACTGGGTGTGCTCTAACAGACTAGTTAGTCCCTGATGCCCGACTCGTTTTCTGTCAATCGGGGAGGACTCCTCGTTCACATGggggaggcagctgcagtgtgTTGGTAGCTGGGTCTGTCTGTACCCAGTTCCCCTCCCGTAACTCACACATGGtgcagctgcctgcctgtgaaCTGCAGCCTTTCAGCAAAGATGAGGGCAATTAGAAAGggctttttcagctttttttgaGTTGCTCGTGTTAATGGCTgtatgtattttgtatttgagATCTCATACACCCCTCCCCGTCTCCCCGCTAAGTGTAACTTTGGGGGTCCTTGTCGCTTGTTTGTGTTGGTTGGACAGAGCGCTGCACTGTTATGAGGGAGCGCTGGGTAACTCTCTTATATCCAGGTTTTACTGGTTTGTTTTATGATGTTGCTCATGCTGGCTTTTAACTGTTCGATCCTATCGTTTCGTGCGAATAAAGGTTTTATCATTTTTTAACCGATGATGGAGTGATGGAATTTTGttggctgttttttttccctccgcGAGCTCGGGGTCCCCCGTGGGCTCGGGGCGCGGTGCAGGCGCTGCTCGGGGTCCCCCGTGGGCTCGGGGCGGTGCAGGCGCTGCTCGGGGTCCCCCGTGGGCTCGGGGCGGTGCAGGCGCTGCTCGGGGTCCCCCGTGGGCTCGGGGCGCGGTGCAGGCGCTGCTCGGGGTCCCCCGTGGGCTCGGGGCGGTGCAGGCGCTGCTCGGGGTCCCCCATGGGCTCGGGGCGCGGTGCAGGCGCTGCTCGGCCGCGTTTCCGCCCGGAGCCCCGCCCGGCCTTTTCCTGTTCCGGCGGGCGAGCGCGGCGCCGGGAGAGGTGCGGAGGGCGCGGGGtcgggggccgggccggggctccctggggcgctgctcagccctgcttttccctccgCAGGCTCGGCGGCAGCATGTGGCGGCGACCGGCGTGGCAGGTAGGGCCGTGCGGGCCGGGGCGCGCTCGGGCTGCGGGCCCGGGTGCCCTCGGGGcgggggaagcagcagctccagctcctccgCCCCGCCGGGAGGCTGGAGCGGCCTCCGGACGCGGAACCGCGCTCGGCGCTGCCCCGGGAAGGGGAGGGGCGGACAGAGCCGAGCGCCCCGGAGCCCTCGCCTGGCCGTGCTCGCTGGCCGGGGCCTTGGTGCCAGCGCTGGGTCTGCTCTTGGGGAGAAAGAGTGTGAGCTCTGGAACAACCTGTTCTAGGAAATGagccttttttccatttcctgcaCGTGGACCTCTAGCAGAAGTGTTTCTGGGCTTTCCCCCCACCTTCCTTTCTTCTAGGATGGAACATTTGCTAGAATGATGGCAGTTTCCTTACAGCTTTCCCACTTGCAGTACTAAGAACTTTGTGCCCTGGATTTGTCTTGGGAATAAGGGTATCAGTGCATCCACCGCTCATTCCAGTGGATGGATGTACTTTTTGGGCACACCTGGTTAATCTCTGAAACAAAGCATAACCATCAGACCTGTTTATTTCCAAAGACTAAGGCTCAAACAACTAAACCCCCACTCTCCTACAAACCTCCTCCCCTCTTATTTACATATTACAGAAAAACAGTAGTTACTGTATGTCCTCAAAATAACTGCTGGAGCTACACCTTTGGGCCACACTTCTTTCTAGGCAACTCTTTAACTTTGATTTAACCAGATGTTCTTAAAGTAATCTTACTAGCTTCATTTGGCTGAACATATTTCTTTCCTCAGGTCCCCCATTAGTTACCTAGCAAAGAACATActtgcagagcctctgcaggtGCTCAGAAAATGAGGTGTGAAGGCTTGTGAATGCTGTTCAAAGTCTGTGTCTTGGAAACTCACATTTCTCTGTTCCTTCAGGTGCTACGCCAGTTTGTAAGACATGACTCTGATACGGTTAACTCATTGGTACTTGAAAGATGTAAGTACCTCCTGAGATGCAATTTAGTTGTTACTCGTTGTGTTTATCTCAGTTTTAGGACATCTGAAATAGGGCAGTAGAGAAGCAGGTAGGAATGGTAGCTCTTCAGTGTAGCACCTAAGAAGGTGTTGTTTCAAGCACACAGAGTCTTGAGTGGCTTCCTGTCTGGTCTCTGTCAGGTGAAGCAGCACTTtatggggaaaagaagaaagcccTGACAAAGACTGCCACTCTGTAGGGCAGATAGTTGTGCTTTATCTGTGGCAGTGATTTGGGTCTGCTGTTGGCATGGTTTCTAACACCTGCCTTTAGGTGTCTTGTGTGGTTGTTTCTCAGACTCCTGGGTAAATGGGGCACTTGTAtgtgtgctgctgccccagcaggatTTGCTGCAAGGGTACTTCAGCCTTCACTATTCACTTTACATGCTCATTATGCGTGAGGGATACTTCCCTGACCTCTTCCAGTTGTCCTTGAACATGGAGAAGGGATAGACTGTCTGCTTCAGCCTGGTAATGGTGTAAAAACTAACTCTCCCATTCAGAGGATGGAGTACAGTAATGCAACTTTGTTTCAAAGGTACTGCTGTGCATTGTGTTTTATCAttatgaaacaaataaaagtcaaataaatgcagtttaatCTTAAGTGATACATGGATGTATCTGTGAAAGAAATGGaacagaaagaataaagaacATTTGGCTTTTTAAATCAGTTAGTTCACAGTGATGATGACAGTGCAGACACAGTCAACCATCTGCTGGAGCCTGAAAAAGCCAAATGTCACAAGAACTTAAAAAGTGCTCATGAGGTGCAGAAAGTTGTAATCCTGGCCCTTGAGAAAAGCTGCTGACTGATGGCTTGCCATGTTTAGAAGCATCATAATTCACCTGCGTGTTTGGTATCTCTTGTTTCAGCCATGAATCGTGTTCAGCTGCTTGGTCGGGTTGGACAGGACCCTATCATGAGgcaagtggaaggaaaaaatcctgttaCCATATTTTCCCTTGCAACCAATGAGATGTGGCGGACAGGAGATAGCGAAGTGGGCCAGGGAGGTGAGTCTGCACGAGCAACGTGTCCCAGGTCACTTCtgcatggccagcagcagcacacttgCAAATCTCTGGGGTGCAGGAAGGTTCCTTTGAGCTCAGCAGAGATGCTGGTGCATTTGTGTGTGTCTTACTGATCCCCAGCAGAATATACTGAAGAGAGATCTGCTGTTGGCCTTCTTCAGCAAGTGGGGAGAGTGTGTTGAGTGGGCAGTTTGTCACTGGTGGGGGTGTGTTGGAGGCATAGCAGGTTCTGTACTCTTACTTGTATTTCAggatgagaaaaataaagaaaagataattttctcaTTGATTCTGTCATCAGTTTGCATCTGCAGATGCTTAATTCTCTAGATTCTATTCAGTGTGGAGTGTgcgagggggaaaaaattaatagcaTGAGCACTGTCtcacagaaaaagcaatgtCTTGGCTTGAGCTGTGCTTCTGCACAAGAATTTGTTTGGACATGGACAAGTGGAACATTTAGTTCTGGAGTGAAGTGGGAGATGGAGTGCTAGTatacttttgttttcaaatcacTTCTCATAATTTGAGAATACCAGTGTGTTGAAACTGAGTCCTGTATCACAAAGAGGATTTGGCATCCAGCTCTGTTACTTTTGTGTACCTTAGGTGATGTCAGTCAGAAGACGACATGGCACAGGATCTCTGTCTTCAGACCAGGCCTCAGAGATGTCACCTATCAGTATGTGAGGAAGGGGTAAGTGAATAACAAATGGGGGTGAGGACTTAATGCCTTAATAATGGATTATTGTAATAATTATGGTGACCAGGAACTGTAGTAAGATACAGGTGCCATAAAACAAATTAGCAGAGCAGCTACAAACAACTGATACAAAAGCCTGTGTACTTTGAAGCAGATTCTTACTTCAGCCTTCTCATCAGAAAATGTAGTAATAAGACAAAGTCATGGGCTCCAagtgaaagaggggaaatttaggttggcTATATGGATGTAAACCTTACTGTCAAGgtagtgaggccctggcacaggttgctcagagaagctgtggatgccccatccctggaagtgttcaaagtcAGGTTGGATGGCgctttgagcagcctgatctagtgGATGGTATTCCTGCTATGACCAGGGGTTTGGAACATGTGGTCTTTAGGATCCCCTTttaacacaaaccattctatgattacagagtggaaaacagcagcacagttcTCTGACcaaaatcaaattctttttttttcagttctcgAATCTTTGTTGAAGGGAAGATAGATTATGGTGAATATACAGATAAAAACAATGTGAGGCGACAGGCCACAACAATTATAGCAGGTAAGAAGCAAAGCACCAAGGTGCTCCTTgcccttttaaaatgaaaagaggGGGTGGAGGACTTCTGAAATGAAGCTTGGTTTGTCTTCATCCTCAGTATCTACACTCAGGGATTTTGAGAGAATGGATAGTGTGTAGCAGATTTCCTCTGGCACTGCTTGTGAACACACAGAAAGTGAGAGCATCCAGTTGCAAACTGTTGGTGTTGCTTACCCCACAGAATGGATAAGGAGTAGACTTGTGCCTTGGGTTGATACAACAAAGAAAACTACTAAACTCAGCTTTTTCCTTAAGCCTTTAAATAGCCTGAGCATCCTGCAGCATCTTTATTGTGGAtagagctgctcctgtgttcCTTTTGAATGAGGGATAAATTAATTGGGTAGTagagcaaatatttctgttacaCGAGTATGTCTAAAAAAAACtagaacagaggaaaaagagagggaaaaaaaaaggaaaaagaacaatcATGTAACAGTCATATTCCTGGATGTCTCTGCAGCCTCTTTAAAAGCTAGCAGTGCTATAAATTATTGGAAGGGAAAGGCgattctcttttttaattagtATTCTCCTAATGGTTTCTTGTTCAAGAGGCCCAGTCTCAAGACACTTCAGAAATTCCTTAGGTTTGATGAAGTAGGAGCTTCCCATAGTCCTACAGGCTGTTGACATGGTATATAGTACAGTATATAGTGCAGAGTGAACTTgacaaaagaaaagggaaataagcTGTAACTGATGGAAATTGTAGTCAAAAAATTAAaccattattttaaatgtttttagtGTCTTTCActgttcagcagcttttcatcaGCTTTAGCACACTTGTTTCATAGTACGTATGGCCACCTTGAATTGTCTGCTTTCAGGGGAGATAGAGGAGCAACCTTGTATTGgacactgttttgttttatcaACTAGTATTCTGTTCCAAAATCCACATcttaacaatttattttaacataaatatCTGGGCTTCATGGTGTGAAGGCTTGCCACAAGGCAAAATAATGCtcaagattaattttttaaatttcttttcagataatgtgatttttctgaGTGATGGCTCGGTGAGAGAAAAGGTGTGATGTCCTTAGTGCTTGGATCCAGGCCATTTCATTCCTTTGGTTTTTCAGTGCTTCATAATTCTGTAGTCACATATATTGCTGTAGtttctttaagaaataaataaaaggtttGTTACCTAGAGGGtacttctgtgtgttttgttcTCCCATGTGCTTTCTCTCTGTTAGGATCTTTTggattactttcttttttcttcttaaaaggAGAGGTATCCCAGGCAGCTGTATCAATTCTTGAGCTGATGAATATATAAATGGGGAGTCATTCTTTGCATCTTCAGCCAATTTCTAAACCTTCTGTCCTTGTCTGCATTAATCTCTCTCCTGTCTTGCGGGGCCTGCCAACTTGATCCCCTCTCACTTTTGACATCCCTCCTCTGTTCTATGGTGTCAttccatgtttttccttctctaagcCAGCTGGACAGTGAGTTTAAAGTAGAACCATTGGCCTTGACTAGTGCTCAGCTGAAGATTTCTGTCACAGACCCGGAGAATGCCTCCTGTGCCTTTGCATCTGCCCCTTGGCTGATCCTAGGGTATTGTCTTTCACTAAACCCTGCTAAGGTCTTGTTAGTTGCGGTGTTTGGTGTAGGATGACATCAGCATTCCCATCCCGTCCCTCGTTAGGGTGCTGTGCCCATGGTTTGCcatcaggaggagctggaggagcgaCTGCCTTGGCTGTGCCTTCGGGGAGTCGcctggaaaacatgaaaacactCCGGGTCTGGGATTCGTAGTGTGGGAGTGGCCCTTGTTTCACTGCGTTTTGTTGTCACAGTGAGAATTATTGTATTATTGATAAGAAGTTGCTCAACTAAGAGGTGTTTAATTCtattacacaaaaaaaagagaaggggaCGTTCCCATTGTAACACAACATGATGGAACcgggaaagaaaaatattagaagtgACAATTTCCTGCCTTCAGAGCTGGTGGGATTTTGTATCTCATCTCTCTCTGATCTCAGTGCAGAACACATTAATAGTCTGCAGCTCTTTCCCCTACAAAAcattggggattttttaatgcCTTGTGCACATTGTCTGTACTAACAAAAACTTCAATTCTTTCAATTCAGCATCTATTTCTGGTTGATGTTAAAGCTCTAACAAGTATCCAAGCCCCTGTCACTGGCATACTGGGGTATCAGATGTATTGCAAAGGCTTAGCTACTTCAGTGGGTTGTTATCCACAGAAGAATGTCTTTCTAAAGAGAAAATCCTGACTTTAATTCCTTTAACTACTCGTTTAATCTGAGCCTGTTGTACTGCTGTGAGAATTGTGATGGTGCTCTTGCACAGTAGTGATCCAAGTAGTTTGTGCTTGGTCCACAcaaatttttcctgtttgctaAAAGCTGGGGTTTGTCTTGAGCTTTCTGCTAGGAGGCCTTGAGCAGATGTGCTGAGCTTCTGTTCATTCAGTGGTCACCTCGTTTGCACTCTGCTGTGATGGTGGAGCTGATGGCAGTGTCTGTTTTGGAGTCTGGGAGCTGCCTTTCTCCTCCAGACTCGGAGCAGAAGTGGCAGCAAGGATTCCCTTCACCGCCACAATGGAGTGGCCAGAACTGGCagatctctgcagctgctgaatgGCTCCTGCTAATCTCTGCCCGTGGCTCAAGTTGGAGACAGCAGAGCTAGCACAAGGTATTAGGATTAGGTGccagcaaggaaaaatatttactcaAGAACTTTGGGTTTTCTTGCCCTTCCAGTTCTATTTAAAGTAGCTAGTACACTTTTAAAGATTGACCTGCTACAAAGACAACACACACTGACTTTGAGCACACACTGGAAGCAGTGTGCGGAATGTTCAGCACAGCTTGGCAGTAGGGTAGGCTTTCCCAAATGATTCTGCACTGCCCTAGTTACAGCAAAAATAACCAGTGGCAAAGGCTTGCTGTTCATCTTATGTCTGCTCTGCTACTCTGGGGCAAAGTTAATCTGTAACTAAGTCATTTCACTTGTGAGAAAATCCTGTGTGAAATCAGCATGCCTATAGCATCTGTTTGGTTTCGTGGTTTTTTTTATGGATAGGTATTTGTTCTGTGAGGaaatggaatgggaatggtCTCACCTGAGTGAAATACAGTGATTCCTTGTTTGTAACTAGGCAATGAGTGTTTTCCCACAGTGTCCCCTGGAAAATGgcattctgctttttcttgtctGTGTTAGCATCTTGTGTAAACCTGATGAGGCAAACCCTGGCTGCTTGCATCAACCAGGATATTTAGAAGCTTTTGACCTTAagcaggaatttattttatgtatttatggaGATAATTACAAAAGATAAATATGGGtgacttctttttaaaatgtcagcatgTTCACCAAGTATTTGGAGCGTTTCTGAACAGCTCTGAGGCAGAGCTATTCTGGTCTGCTAGGCAACTCCATGGCACTCAGTTATTTCTGTCAGCCTGCTGTAAGGTGCAGGAAACATTCTCTTCCTTGCTTGTTTTTGTGGCTGGTTTGAGGAAGACACCACGGCATTGTGCCTGTGTCACACAGTAAAGAAACCCTTTCaactttatttctcattactCTGCAGGAATTGCTCTGTCCACAGAAATTAGAAGGCATGAAGAAGTAGGAGAAGATGGTTCAGCCAAAGAAATCAAGTCCTGGTTCACTAAAACAGCCTTCTTGTTCTCTTCCTCTAtgttctgtggggctgggggcactgtGTCTGTGTTCCCAAACACACATCATACTTCAGTTCAAGaccagcagtgcctgtgggGCCTGGTGAAAGCCCTTGCAGAGGGGCAGGAATTGCAAAGGCAGGAAAGCTAAATTGGAGCTTAGAGAAGCCTCTGGGTACAACAGCAAGGAAGATTCTGGTAAAGGGAGCCTATATTTCTGTCAGTGTACCAATTATGTGGGTTTAGTAACAGgctgtctgcagggctggctATCCCACTTTTTTCATGTGtcagaaaaggaatgaaatgcCAGGATTGTGGGAAGAAAACTTTACTATTCTCAAGCTCACCTTCTATTTTTAACTCTGAAATTTCTGTGGTGGAAGCCTTTTTGCCAAGTAGTTGAGCATGTCTGAATGTACAAACTAAGACTTGGTGTCTGTTTATCTTGGCAGTGGTGAGCttctcagcacagcagtgtgatttaaatcccattttcacAAGAAATTGGCTTTGTTAGTGCAAGTGGAGTCTTTGCACAACACACAAAGAAATAACTTTCATAGCGTTTCTCCTGAGACATCCTCATGTGGGGAAcgtgtgtcagtgtgtgtgagatttttcttctgcttgttgCTTTGTCCCACGTTAAAAATTCAGCTCATTACCATACCTGGCCATTTCACAAAAATCTCCAGTAACTGCTGTGATTAGAAATTGACTGCTGGTTTATTCTCTATATTCCTAGACTTGAAATTTGTGTCCTGCACCCTTTAAGAGGTGCTGAATTTGTTGAAATCTAGCTCTGGCTGTTTTCTGTTGCCTTCAGGGGGTAAGATTTTTATTGGTAGCTGGTCAGAAACCTGGCAGTTCTGATcctgtgggctctgctgctgtttgttcttttcttgctgGTTGGTTTCTCAAACTGATTTGAACAGAGCGGCTGTAGAAAATGGATGGTTATCTTGATCCTGGTTGTCACAAGTCAGAAAAATGTCacctgtaaatatttaatgaacCTTTGTGCAGCTGACCTGATCAAGAACTGAGTAATGATGTGGTTGCTGGAGTTGTGGCTCCTGTAACCCGGATCTGCAAGGAGAAAGAGAGCACCTTTCCTTTGCCAGGCTTTGTATTGTTCCTTGCTTTGTTCTTTGATGTTTTTAGTAAGCGGTGTTTATTTGGAACTCTGCCTTAGCAGCCTACTCTTTCTTagctggtttggttttctaTGTGTATTTTCTGTGTGGGCTTTCTGCTCCTTGTAGAAAGGGAGCAGAATTCTCAGTAAACAAAAGCTAAGCTCTTCCCTCTATGTGCAGATAATAACTCCCCACCCTTTTATGTTCTTGTAGATTTTTGGTCAATTTTTGCACTCTCCCTCTGTGCTGCGGGGTGAGTTTAAACCCATTTCAGAAGAGTGGGGTGAGGAAAGGGTGTTacacaaaagaaatcaaaaatgcTCTCAGAATTACATGAGTTGAAACTTAATAATACTATTAGAGCTATTCTAAGAGAAAAGTAATGAAGCATGGAGAAACAGCCTTGGCTGGTAACTATTGAAGTCCACCATTCAAATCCTCCAGGGAGTATGGGAAAAAGGATAGCTGTGTCTGTATCGTGTTCTTGTAGGTTTTAAGGTGCTTTCCCCAGTGTCTGATTTCTGGTGTAGTGTCAGTCTGTGGGCAGCAACATGTGACACATTAGACTGCTGTCCCATGTGTTGTATCAGCACACTGAATAATTAATATTCTCTGGAAAGGATTAGTTTCCTCCACTTTTGTCTCTTCCTTCTTGGTGCCCTGTATGTGCTGCCAACCTCTAGGAGAACCTTGCTATTTCAGATTTCCTTTCCCAAGAAGAActggtgctgcagcacaaacacatcAGTGTGGTCTCTGTGCTGTTGGCTGCTACCATGCAAAGCAAATTGGTCACATTTCCTTACAAAGTCTTGGGTCATTGTTTCAGAGATGCTGAAGCTCAAAACTTACATGTAGCCTCGAAGACTAATTTTAATAATGTGTCAGTAACTGGGCAGGATGCCCAGTTACCAATATTGtcctttatattttatattatagcCCCAGAAAAGGATAGTTTGGTgtgtcaaaatatttcaatggcCAAAGAAGTCTTCCATCATACTTATGAattctcagcagctctgtgtctcacggcagcagctgtgcctcagTACCAATGATAGAGAGCTcctggggaagagcagaggggAGAAGGACACAGCTTTATATGGTGCAGGAAGAGTGGAAACCACGGGGGAAAGCAGCGTGCTGTTTACCCAGGGTGCCTCAGTTTGTATGAGTGATTTACCCAAGGGGGAAGGACCGAAGTGTGTGCCTGTGCAAATTCTtccttaaataaatatttctgcctgAGAAATGTGTTAGGGTGAGAAAATTCCTCCCAGTACTCAAACACCAGTCCTTGGGAGCCCCTTGTTCTCATCATGCTCAGCAAAGGAAGCTGCACTCACCCAGTCAGGACCACCTTCTTCTAAGGTGGCCTTAATTTTCTTGGTTTACAAGGCAAACATGGGTCTCCCTTTAGACTTCTCATATGGGCAAAACATTCATTTAGTCCCCCAGCTCCAATAAATTATCTAGTCACAGCAGTGATTTTAGAACGTGCTAATCTCAGCCAGCACTGATGGAGAGCCTTTTGTTAAAGGGATTATCACAAGGCCTTAAGAGCTTTGAAAGGAAGAACACATCCAATAAAAACACGGAGGCTCCTGGATCAGGAACTGACCTTTACAAATTTCACAATCTGCATCTCTGGACTGGCACAATGGAATTGCTTTGATAACAGCGCCTGGCAGTACAAACAAGAAGTTTGTACCTGTGGTTGGGCTTGCCAAAGTGGAAGGTAGCAATTCAGGTACTGGTAATTTggcttttctttgctgctgaatGCAAATATCAGACTGACTTCTTTCGCAATAATAAACttaaaataactaatttttgCAGGAGATCTTTGATAGTGTAACTTCtgttacacttttttttttcctaatcaaCCTCCAGCAGTAAACTTTAAAGCAACAAACCTGGTGCAATCACCAtcatttttcctatttttgttgctgttgtgcCTAATAAGTGCTGGGAAATCCttctggctttgttttcctcagagGATTAGTCTGGGCTCTCCAGAGTGAGGGCTGGACGCTTCGTGCTGCACAGGTGCTGGCTCTGTGAGTGGATGG
The Motacilla alba alba isolate MOTALB_02 chromosome 1A, Motacilla_alba_V1.0_pri, whole genome shotgun sequence genome window above contains:
- the SSBP1 gene encoding single-stranded DNA-binding protein, mitochondrial, whose protein sequence is MWRRPAWQVLRQFVRHDSDTVNSLVLERSMNRVQLLGRVGQDPIMRQVEGKNPVTIFSLATNEMWRTGDSEVGQGGDVSQKTTWHRISVFRPGLRDVTYQYVRKGSRIFVEGKIDYGEYTDKNNVRRQATTIIADNVIFLSDGSVREKV